Genomic segment of Candidatus Omnitrophota bacterium:
TTCTTCGTTATCCTCTTCTTCAGGTCTTCCGGGTCCATATTGAGCGTCTCGTCTATCTCGGTGATCACCGGGACGGCGCCGCATTCCATGATCGCCTCGGCTGTCGCCACGAAGGTGAAGCTCTGCGTGACGACCTCATCGCCGGGCGAGATACCGAGGGCCTGGAGCGCTACTTTAAGCGCGACCGAACCGGATGTCACCGCCTGCGCGTGCGCGGCGCCGAACTTCTCCGCGAACGCCTTCTGGAATTCGGCGACCTTGAAAGAACCGTTGCGCAGCCCGTCAAACCCGTGTTTGAAGAGCACTCCGCCGTACTTATCGAAGATATCGAGTACCGCCTGCCTCTCTTCCTTCCCTATAAGCTCAAATCCTGGCATCTTTCCTCTCCGTTTCTTTATTTAAAGACCTCAGCATCGCCGCGATATCCTCCTTAGCCATCCCGATGGGGTTCTGCGCGATGCCGTTCTTCAACATATCATACTGGTCTATCATGAATTCCACATCCCTATCCTTCAGCCCGAGGCCGGAAAGCGAGGCCGGGACATGCAGCTTGGCCGCCAGCTCTTTGATATAGCCGGCGAACGCCCTGTTCTTGGCGTCGGGCGTCAGGCCCTTATCCGAGCCCTCTATGAGGTCGTGCAGTTCGTCATAGTCGGTGTACCCTTTGCGGACATTGTATTCGGTGACCGAAGGGAGGAATATCGCGCCCGCGATACCATGCGGGACCTTGTAGTGGACGCCGAGCGGGTAAGAGAGCGCCGCTGCCGGCCCTGATCCCGAATTTATGAGGGCCATGGCGGCGAGATAACTTCCGATCTGGAGACGGCCCCTTATCTCCACGTCGCCCATATTTGACAGGACTTTCGTCAGATTATTATAGAGGAGCCGGAAGGCCTCTCTGGAGAGGGCCCTTGATACGACCGTGTGGTTTTTGTGGACGAAGCTCTCCAGGGTATGCGTCATCGCATCCATCCCAGAGGATACGGTGACATTCACCGGGCAGTCCATGGTAAGGAGCGGATCGAGTATCGCCAGGACAGGGTAATTATATTCCGAATTTATGCCTAGCTTCCTCTTCTCCTTCTCGTCCGTGAATACGGCGTTATATGTGACCTCGCTGCCCGTCCCCGCTGTCGTAGGGAGCGCGACCACCGGCAGCGGCCTCTCTCTCAGCTTAGGGAACCCCCTGAACGAGATGGCGGGCCCGTCATTAGTAAGGAGGACCGCTATCCCCTTCGCGAGGTCGAGGGTGCTGCCGCCCCCTATCCCTATAAGAGAGTCGTATCGTCCGGCCTTAAAATTATTCCTGAA
This window contains:
- a CDS encoding iron-containing alcohol dehydrogenase, which gives rise to MTGNFKFKVSANMRYGAGESARLGEEMKELGYSNTAAIVDKGVFDHPRVRKALESVTAAGIRLDVVKNPAAEPTYGFLESFRNNFKAGRYDSLIGIGGGSTLDLAKGIAVLLTNDGPAISFRGFPKLRERPLPVVALPTTAGTGSEVTYNAVFTDEKEKRKLGINSEYNYPVLAILDPLLTMDCPVNVTVSSGMDAMTHTLESFVHKNHTVVSRALSREAFRLLYNNLTKVLSNMGDVEIRGRLQIGSYLAAMALINSGSGPAAALSYPLGVHYKVPHGIAGAIFLPSVTEYNVRKGYTDYDELHDLIEGSDKGLTPDAKNRAFAGYIKELAAKLHVPASLSGLGLKDRDVEFMIDQYDMLKNGIAQNPIGMAKEDIAAMLRSLNKETERKDARI